Proteins from a genomic interval of Rhipicephalus microplus isolate Deutch F79 chromosome 6, USDA_Rmic, whole genome shotgun sequence:
- the LOC142766030 gene encoding uncharacterized protein LOC142766030 has protein sequence MLACTGVGLVRVISKKKKKKKKKKKKKKKKKKKKKKKKKKKKKKKKKKKKKKKKKKKKKKKKKKKKKKKKKKKKKKINIMEEQSTLSYARPLSCQSCPMWSHVKGCLARKYAHIESH, from the coding sequence GTGAtttcaaagaagaagaagaagaagaagaagaagaagaagaagaagaagaagaagaagaagaagaagaagaagaagaagaagaagaagaagaagaagaaaaagaagaagaagaagaagaagaagaagaagaagaagaagaagaagaagaagaagaagaagaagaagaagaagaagaagaagaagaagaagaagataaaCATTATGGAAGAACAGAGCACATTGAGTTATGCCCGGCCCTTGTCTTGTCAGTCTTGTCCGATGTGGAGTCACGTCAAGGGATGCCTCGCTAGAAAGTATGCTCATATAGAATCACACTAA